The following proteins come from a genomic window of Pseudomonas sp. Z8(2022):
- the ftsH gene encoding ATP-dependent zinc metalloprotease FtsH — translation MAKNLILWLIIAAVLVTVMNNFSSPSEPQTLSYSQFIEQVKEGRVERVTVDGYVITGKRTDGEGFKTIRPAIQDGGLIGDLIDNNVVIEGKQPEQQSIWTQLLVASFPILVIIAVFMFFMRQMQGGAGGKGGPMSFGKSKARLLSEDQVKTTFADVAGCDEAKEEVSELVEFLRDPGKFQRLGGRIPRGVLMVGSPGTGKTLLAKAVAGEAKVPFFTISGSDFVEMFVGVGASRVRDMFDQAKKHAPCIIFIDEIDAVGRHRGAGMGGGHDEREQTLNQLLVEMDGFEMNDGIIVIAATNRPDVLDPALLRPGRFDRQVVVGLPDIRGREQILKVHMRKVPMGDDVNPAVIARGTPGFSGADLANLVNEASLFAARAGKRLVEMKEFELAKDKIMMGAERKTMVMSDKEKLNTAYHEAGHAIVGRLVPEHDPVYKVSIIPRGRALGVTMFLPEEDRYSLSKRALISQICSLFGGRIAEEMTLGFDGVTTGASNDIMRATQLAKNMVTKWGLSEKLGPLMYAEEEGEVFLGRSMGSQNSNVSGETAKQIDEEVRRIIDECYATAKKLLVENRDKLDAMAEALMKYETIDSDQIDDIMAGREPREPRGWDGGGDSGAPQAKVDEPSRPEKPIGGPAAEH, via the coding sequence ATGGCAAAGAATCTGATCCTGTGGCTGATCATCGCGGCCGTACTGGTCACCGTGATGAACAACTTCTCCAGCCCGAGCGAGCCACAGACGCTGAGCTACTCGCAATTCATCGAGCAGGTGAAGGAAGGCCGCGTCGAGCGCGTCACCGTCGATGGTTACGTGATCACCGGCAAGCGCACCGATGGCGAAGGCTTCAAGACCATTCGTCCGGCGATCCAGGATGGCGGCCTGATCGGCGACCTGATCGACAACAACGTGGTCATCGAAGGCAAGCAGCCCGAGCAGCAGAGCATCTGGACCCAACTGCTGGTGGCCAGCTTCCCGATTCTGGTGATCATCGCCGTGTTCATGTTCTTCATGCGCCAGATGCAGGGCGGTGCCGGCGGCAAGGGCGGCCCGATGAGCTTCGGCAAGTCCAAGGCGCGTCTGCTCTCCGAAGACCAGGTCAAGACCACCTTCGCCGACGTCGCCGGTTGCGACGAGGCCAAGGAAGAAGTCAGCGAACTGGTCGAGTTCCTGCGTGATCCGGGCAAGTTCCAGCGCCTCGGCGGCCGCATTCCGCGCGGCGTTCTTATGGTCGGCTCGCCGGGTACCGGCAAGACGCTGCTGGCCAAGGCTGTTGCCGGTGAGGCGAAAGTACCCTTCTTCACCATTTCCGGTTCCGACTTCGTCGAGATGTTCGTCGGCGTGGGTGCTTCCCGCGTGCGTGACATGTTCGACCAGGCCAAGAAACATGCCCCGTGCATCATCTTCATCGACGAGATCGACGCCGTCGGTCGCCATCGTGGCGCCGGCATGGGTGGCGGTCACGACGAGCGTGAGCAGACCCTCAACCAGTTGCTGGTGGAGATGGACGGCTTCGAAATGAACGACGGCATCATCGTCATCGCCGCCACCAACCGCCCGGATGTTCTCGACCCGGCTCTGCTGCGCCCGGGCCGCTTCGACCGTCAGGTGGTGGTTGGCCTGCCGGATATCCGCGGTCGCGAGCAGATCCTGAAAGTGCACATGCGCAAGGTGCCGATGGGTGACGACGTCAATCCGGCGGTCATTGCGCGCGGTACTCCGGGTTTCTCTGGTGCCGATCTGGCCAACCTGGTCAACGAAGCCTCGCTGTTTGCCGCTCGTGCCGGCAAGCGCCTGGTGGAAATGAAGGAATTCGAGCTGGCCAAGGACAAGATCATGATGGGCGCCGAGCGCAAGACCATGGTCATGTCCGACAAGGAGAAGCTCAACACCGCCTATCACGAGGCTGGTCACGCCATCGTTGGCCGTCTGGTGCCCGAGCATGACCCGGTCTACAAGGTGTCCATCATTCCGCGCGGTCGTGCCCTGGGCGTGACCATGTTCCTGCCGGAAGAAGACCGTTACAGCCTGTCCAAGCGCGCGCTGATCAGCCAGATCTGCTCGCTGTTCGGCGGCCGTATCGCCGAGGAAATGACGCTGGGCTTCGATGGCGTCACCACTGGTGCCTCGAACGACATCATGCGTGCCACCCAGTTGGCCAAGAACATGGTCACCAAGTGGGGCCTGTCCGAGAAGCTCGGCCCGCTGATGTATGCGGAAGAAGAGGGTGAGGTATTCCTCGGTCGCAGCATGGGCAGCCAGAACAGCAATGTATCCGGCGAGACCGCCAAGCAGATCGACGAGGAAGTGCGCCGCATCATCGACGAGTGTTACGCCACGGCCAAGAAGCTGCTGGTGGAGAACCGCGACAAGCTTGACGCCATGGCGGAAGCCTTGATGAAGTACGAGACCATCGACTCCGATCAGATCGATGACATCATGGCGGGCCGCGAGCCTCGTGAGCCGCGCGGCTGGGATGGTGGTGGCGACTCCGGCGCTCCGCAGGCCAAGGTCGACGAGCCTAGTCGTCCCGAGAAGCCCATCGGTGGGCCAGCCGCCGAACACTAA
- the folP gene encoding dihydropteroate synthase — MSRQQHPSRLPCGSRLLDLSRPQVMGILNVTPDSFSDGGRFTARDAALRHAEQMVAAGATLIDIGGESTRPGARSVSPTEELERVAPMVEAIARELDVIISVDTSTPAVMRESARLGAGLINDVRSLQRDGALDAAADTGLPVCLMHMRGEPGNMQDNPQYPDIVSEVRDFLVERVAACATAGIPAERIVLDPGFGFAKTLEHNLLLFKRMNELSDLGRPLLVGVSRKSMIGKVLGHEVGGRLYGSLALAALALTKGAHILRVHDVAETVDVVRMIAAVEAAQ, encoded by the coding sequence ATGTCCCGACAGCAACACCCGAGCCGGCTGCCCTGTGGCAGCCGGCTTCTTGATTTGTCCCGTCCGCAAGTGATGGGCATCCTCAACGTCACTCCCGATTCCTTTTCCGATGGTGGGCGTTTCACTGCGCGTGATGCTGCGTTGCGTCATGCCGAGCAGATGGTCGCCGCTGGTGCCACACTGATCGATATCGGTGGAGAGTCCACGCGTCCGGGAGCGCGAAGTGTTTCGCCGACCGAAGAGCTTGAGCGCGTTGCTCCTATGGTCGAGGCCATAGCCCGTGAGTTGGACGTGATCATTTCCGTGGATACCTCGACACCTGCGGTCATGCGCGAAAGCGCAAGGCTGGGAGCGGGGCTGATTAACGATGTCCGTTCCCTGCAGCGTGATGGCGCTCTCGATGCTGCGGCCGATACCGGCCTGCCGGTGTGCCTGATGCACATGCGTGGCGAGCCGGGCAACATGCAGGACAATCCGCAATATCCGGATATCGTCAGCGAAGTGCGGGACTTTCTCGTCGAGCGCGTGGCTGCATGCGCGACGGCCGGTATTCCCGCCGAGCGGATCGTGCTCGATCCGGGCTTTGGCTTTGCCAAGACCCTGGAGCACAATTTGCTCCTGTTCAAACGCATGAATGAGCTCTCTGACCTGGGGCGCCCATTGCTGGTCGGCGTTTCGCGCAAGAGCATGATCGGCAAGGTGCTGGGGCACGAGGTTGGCGGACGTCTGTACGGCAGCCTGGCGCTGGCGGCCCTGGCGCTTACCAAGGGCGCGCATATTTTGCGTGTGCACGATGTCGCCGAAACGGTGGATGTGGTGCGCATGATCGCTGCGGTTGAAGCGGCGCAATAA